A genomic region of Microtus ochrogaster isolate Prairie Vole_2 unplaced genomic scaffold, MicOch1.0 UNK4, whole genome shotgun sequence contains the following coding sequences:
- the Gpr37 gene encoding prosaposin receptor GPR37, with product MPARGAPFSRTSRLLLLLLMKVSVSAALSFVSEARSGTCLGGNCPPLLQRHSRDAREPGNSARDILRVRMPREKLEAEVRGATSWDLPPTRDGKTGVSEEAAGAAAAGPFGRSTKPPAAWRWKGAQGKEPLGNSGRRDPTDLHLFLQTSDGEEMSPRGAGIPRSSQEKSVKMEPEPRDLFYWPRRTGQLQGSHQKPPAGHEGRTIAPPGRALPQNGSVDDWIPDQGGPRRGNSTSRRVRLKNPFYPLTQESYGAYAVMCLSVVIFGTGIIGNLAVMCIVCHNYYMRSISNSLLANLAFWDFLIIFFCLPLVIFHELTKKWLLEDFSCKIVPYIEVASLGVTTFTLCALCIDRFRAATNVQMYYEMIENCSSTTAKLAVIWVGALLLALPEIVLRQLSKEDLGFSGQAPAERCVIKISPDLPDTIYVLALTYDGARLWWYFGCYFCLPTLFTITCSLVTARKIRKAEKASTRGNKRQIHLESQMNCTVVALTILYGFCIIPENICNIVTAYMATGVSQQTMDLLNIISQFLLFFKSCVTPVLLFCLCRPFSRAFMECCCCCCEECIQKSSTVTSDDNDNEYTTELELSPFSTIRREMSTFASVGTHC from the exons ATGCCGGCCCGGGGCGCGCCTTTCTCGCGTACATCGCGgctgctgcttctcctgctgATGAAGgtttctgtctctgctgccctgAGCTTTGTCTCTGAGGCCAGGAGTGGAACTTGTCTCGGGGGCAATTGTCCCCCACTGCTCCAACGCCACAGCAGGGATGCCCGGGAACCAGGAAATTCTGCGAGAGACATTCTGAGGGTTCGTATGCCCAGGGAGAAACTGGAAGCAGAGGTGAGAGGGGCGACCTCCTGGGACCTCCCACCGACCCGAGACGGCAAAACAGGTGTGAGTGAAGAGGCGGCAGGTGCCGCAGCTGCTGGGCCCTTTGGTCGTTCAACCAAGCCACCTGCTGCCTGGAGGTGGAAAGGTGCGCAGGGTAAAGAGCCATTGGGAAATTCGGGGAGAAGGGACCCCACGgacctccatctcttccttcagactTCGGACGGGGAAGAGATGAGTCCCAGGGGCGCTGGCATTCCCCGTAGCAGCCAGGAGAAGAGTGTGAAAATGGAGCCTGAACCCAGAGATCTTTTTTACTGGCCACGGAGAACTGGACAACTCCAGGGTTCCCACCAAAAGCCTCCAGCGGGGCACGAAGGGAGGACCATTGCTCCCCCAGGCAGGGCACTGCCACAAAATGGGTCTGTAGATGACTGGATCCCCGACCAAGGGGGTCCGCGACGTGGAAACAGCACAAGCAGGCGCGTGAGACTGAAGAACCCTTTCTACCCCCTGACCCAGGAGTCCTATGGCGCCTATGCAGTCATGTGCTTATCTGTGGTGATCTTTGGGACCGGTATCATTGGTAACTTGGCGGTGATGTGCATCGTGTGCCACAATTACTACATGAGGAGCATCTCCAATTCTCTCTTAGCAAACTTGGCCTTCTGGGACTTTCTCATCATCTTCTTCTGCCTACCCCTGGTCATCTTCCATGAGCTGACCAAGAAGTGGCTTTTGGAAGATTTCTCCTGCAAGATCGTGCCCTATATCGAG GTGGCTTCTCTGGGCGTCACTACTTTCACCTTATGTGCACTGTGCATAGATCGCTTCCGGGCTGCCACCAACGTCCAGATGTACTATGAAATGATCGAAAACTGTTCTTCCACCACTGCCAAACTTGCAGTTATCTGGGTTGGCGCTTTGCTGTTGGCACTTCCGGAAATTGTCCTCCGCCAGCTGAGCAAGGAGGATTTGGGCTTTAGTGGCCAGGCACCTGCAGAACGGTGTGTCATAAAGATCTCTCCCGATTTACCAGACACCATCTATGTTTTGGCCCTAACTTATGACGGTGCACGGCTCTGGTGGTATTTTGGCTGCTACTTTTGTCTGCCTACACTTTTCACCATCACCTGCTCGCTAGTGACTGCACGAAAGATCCGCAAAGCAGAGAAAGCCAGTACCCGTGGGAACAAGCGGCAGATCCATCTGGAGAGCCAGATGAACTGCACAGTGGTGGCCCTGACCATTTTATATGGGTTTTGCATCATCCCTGAGAATATCTGCAACATCGTCACTGCCTACATGGCCACGGGCGTCTCACAGCAGACGATGGACCTCCTCAACATCATCAGCCAGTTCCTCTTGTTCTTCAAGTCCTGTGTCACCCCCGTGCTCCTCTTCTGCCTGTGCAGACCCTTCAGCCGGGCCTTCATGGagtgctgctgttgctgctgtgaGGAGTGCATCCAGAAGTCTTCCACTGTGACCAGCGATGACAACGACAATGAGTACACCACGGAGCTGGAGCTGTCGCCCTTCAGCACGATCCGCAGGGAGATGTCCACTTTTGCTTCCGTGGGGACCCATTGCTGA